One genomic segment of Paraburkholderia hospita includes these proteins:
- a CDS encoding acetyl-CoA C-acyltransferase, translated as MREAVIVSTARTPLTKAHRGEFNITPGPTLASFAVRAAVERSGIDPELIEDAILGCGYPEGITGRNVARQTVIRAGLPLSIAGTTVNRFCASGLQAVAMAAGRIVVDGAPAMIAGGVESISGIRTREDGVSGLDPWIVERKPALYMAMIDTGDIVAQRYGISREAQDRFSVESQRRTTEAQLAGRYADEIVPVTTTMAVTDKETGAVSQREVTVSADNCNRPGTTYEALAKLAPIKGADKFVTAGNASQNGDGASACVMVEAKTAERANLVPLGAFRGLAVAGCEPDEMGIGPALAVPKLLARHGLTIDDVGLWELNEAFASQAIYCQQRLGIPAERLNVNGGAISIGHPFGMTGARLAGHVLIEGRRRGAKYAVVTMCIAGGMGAAGLFEIY; from the coding sequence ATGCGAGAAGCCGTTATCGTCTCCACCGCGCGCACGCCGCTGACCAAAGCGCATCGCGGCGAATTCAACATCACACCGGGTCCCACGCTCGCGTCGTTTGCCGTGCGGGCCGCCGTGGAGCGCTCGGGCATCGACCCCGAACTGATCGAGGACGCGATCCTCGGCTGTGGCTATCCCGAAGGCATCACAGGCCGCAACGTCGCGCGCCAGACCGTGATCCGCGCCGGCTTGCCGCTGTCGATCGCGGGCACGACCGTCAACCGCTTCTGCGCGTCGGGACTTCAGGCCGTCGCGATGGCGGCAGGACGCATCGTCGTCGACGGTGCGCCCGCCATGATCGCGGGCGGCGTCGAAAGCATCTCCGGGATCCGGACGCGCGAAGACGGCGTGAGCGGCCTCGACCCGTGGATCGTCGAGCGCAAGCCCGCGCTTTACATGGCGATGATCGACACGGGCGACATCGTGGCGCAGCGCTACGGCATCAGCCGCGAAGCGCAGGACCGTTTCTCCGTCGAAAGCCAGCGCCGCACGACGGAAGCGCAACTCGCCGGCCGCTACGCCGACGAGATCGTGCCTGTCACCACCACGATGGCCGTGACCGACAAGGAGACGGGAGCCGTCAGCCAGCGCGAGGTCACGGTGTCCGCCGACAACTGCAATCGCCCCGGCACGACGTACGAGGCACTCGCGAAGCTCGCGCCCATCAAGGGCGCGGACAAATTCGTCACAGCGGGCAACGCATCGCAGAACGGCGATGGTGCCTCCGCCTGTGTGATGGTGGAAGCGAAGACCGCCGAGCGCGCGAACCTCGTTCCCCTCGGCGCGTTTCGCGGCCTCGCGGTCGCGGGCTGCGAACCGGACGAAATGGGCATCGGTCCCGCGCTTGCCGTACCGAAGCTGCTCGCGCGCCACGGACTCACGATCGACGACGTCGGTCTGTGGGAACTCAACGAAGCATTTGCATCGCAGGCGATCTACTGCCAGCAACGCCTCGGCATTCCGGCCGAGCGGCTCAACGTCAATGGCGGCGCGATCTCGATCGGCCATCCGTTCGGTATGACGGGCGCGCGTCTCGCGGGACACGTCCTCATCGAGGGCCGCCGGCGCGGCGCGAAGTACGCGGTCGTCACGATGTGCATTGCCGGCGGCATGGGTGCCGCTGGCCTCTTCGAAATCTATTGA